A genomic window from Silene latifolia isolate original U9 population chromosome Y, ASM4854445v1, whole genome shotgun sequence includes:
- the LOC141632818 gene encoding uncharacterized protein LOC141632818, producing the protein MSLEEVSIMIEQQEVLMEALKNMGKGEGKLVDASRLSTTISRFNPTTYEGTCEPKLLDNWHREMESVLEVVMCPEEMMVEQAAFYLKDYAGVWWQNEREGDRAYYRNLGQPAIPWAGFQRVIRDHFISEHILHKLRAEYDSFSMADDMIVTEYYHRFIELSRYAEDMQLIQWSLALRFERGLAVKIMERLLTG; encoded by the coding sequence ATGAGTCTGGAGGAAGTTTCCATAATGATTGAGCAGCAAGAAGTGCTCATGGAGGCACTTAAGAATATGGGAAAAGGGGAAGGGAAACTGGTAGATGCATCCCGGCTGAGCACCACCATTTCTCGCTTCAATCCCACTACTTATGAGGGCACTTGTGAGCCAAAGctgcttgacaattggcatcgggAGATGGAGAGTGTGCTAGAGGTAGTTATGTGCCCGGAAGAGATGatggtagaacaagctgcgttttaCCTAAAGGATTATGCTGGGGTTTGGTGGCAAAACGAAAGGGAAGGGGATCGTGCATACTACAGGAACCTGGGTCAACCTGCAATCCCATGGGCAGGGTTCCAGAGGGTTATAAGAGATCACTTTATTTCGGAGCACATTCTCCATAAGTTGAGAGCTGAGTATGATTCCTTTTCTATGGCTGATGACATGATCGTCACAGAGTACTACCATCGATTTATCGAGCTGTCACGATATGCGGAGGACATGCAACTGATTCAATGGAGTTTGGCTCTTCGTTTTGAGAGAGGGTTAGCAGTGAAGATCATGGAAAGGCTACTGACTGGGTAA